In Parabacteroides sp. FAFU027, the following proteins share a genomic window:
- the rhuM gene encoding RhuM family protein: MAECVLFAKDDTVWINQNQLTELFDTSKQYIEQCIANILSESELEDNSVVRNYLTTAADGKQYYVIFYSLDMILAIGFRVLSKRGIRFQS; encoded by the coding sequence TTGGCTGAATGCGTTCTGTTTGCCAAAGACGACACTGTGTGGATAAATCAGAACCAGTTAACCGAACTTTTTGATACCTCCAAACAGTATATAGAGCAATGCATTGCCAATATCTTGTCAGAGAGTGAGTTGGAGGATAATTCAGTTGTAAGGAATTACTTAACAACTGCCGCAGATGGCAAACAATACTATGTAATCTTTTACTCGCTTGATATGATACTGGCCATTGGATTCCGTGTACTAAGCAAGCGGGGAATCAGATTCCAATCGTAA
- a CDS encoding imm11 family protein, with protein MKNYFLFSIKETPSIASAYAPEETPLAHELIQQIDQSDELPFELELFKLSSGKTGLMKSTYLADLQNIWLDYQPNSLAWPLFSERLKEIFSRNLSGLEGLDWIKVRINGNDEQRVYFIPRFERKLDVIDENKTKYITGTDRIIVPHFSSIKIDKLAVFHKPQAHDFWKITPELYVSDDLKKAIQKERIKGVSFEKVIVV; from the coding sequence ATGAAGAACTATTTTTTATTTAGTATAAAAGAAACGCCGAGTATAGCAAGTGCATATGCTCCAGAGGAAACCCCTTTAGCTCATGAATTAATTCAACAAATTGATCAAAGTGATGAGTTACCATTTGAACTTGAGTTATTTAAACTTTCATCAGGCAAGACTGGTTTAATGAAATCAACTTACTTGGCCGATTTACAAAATATATGGTTGGATTATCAGCCGAATAGTCTTGCCTGGCCATTGTTTTCTGAGAGGTTAAAAGAGATATTCTCAAGAAATTTATCAGGGCTGGAAGGTCTTGATTGGATAAAAGTGAGAATTAATGGAAATGATGAACAACGAGTCTACTTTATACCTCGATTTGAGAGAAAACTTGATGTAATTGACGAGAATAAAACTAAATATATTACTGGAACTGATAGAATAATTGTACCGCATTTCTCATCAATTAAGATTGATAAATTAGCTGTCTTTCACAAGCCACAGGCACATGATTTCTGGAAAATTACACCTGAGTTATATGTTAGTGATGATTTAAAAAAGGCGATACAAAAAGAAAGAATTAAAGGTGTGAGCTTTGAAAAAGTGATAGTAGTGTGA